A single region of the Cynocephalus volans isolate mCynVol1 chromosome 12, mCynVol1.pri, whole genome shotgun sequence genome encodes:
- the LOC134360879 gene encoding olfactory receptor 8K3-like: protein MDEQNTTLLNDFILMGITDRPELQAPFFGLFLIIYVTAMVGNLGMIILTKMDDKLQTPMYFFLRHLAFIDLGYSTSVGPKMLVNFVANQNRIPFSWCAAQLAFFIMFITSEIFILSAMAYDRYVAICDPLLYTVVMSQRVCWVLVAVPYLYSAFLSLLTTIKIFISSFCGYNVIGHFYCDSLPLLTLLCSSTREIELIILVFSAFNLVSSLLIVLVSYILILVAIFRMNSAEGRCKAFSTCGSHLIVVVVLYGTLLFMYVQPQSSHSFDTDKMASVFYTLVIPMLNPMIYSLRNKEVKGALHRLCKSLCKHPM, encoded by the coding sequence ATGGACGAACAGAATACAACACTGCTGAACGATTTCATTCTCATGGGAATCACAGACCGTCCTGAGCTGCAGGCTCCCTTCTTTGGGCTGTTCCTCATCATCTATGTAACAGCAATGGTGGGTAATTTGGGCATGATCATTCTCACCAAGATGGATGACAAGCTACAGACACCCATGTACTTTTTTCTCAGACATCTGGCTTTCATTGATCTTGGCTATTCGACATCTGTGGGACCCAAAATGTTGGTAAATTTTGTAGCTAATCAAAACAGAATCCCCTTTAGTTGGTGTGCTGCACAGCTAGCTTTCTTCATCATGTTCATCACTAGtgaaatttttattctatctGCAATGGCCTATGACCGGTATGTGGCCATCTGTGACCCTCTGCTTTACACAGTAGTCATGTCACAAAGAGTATGCTGGGTGCTCGTAGCAGTCCCCTATCTCTACAGTGCCTTTCTCTCACTGCTAACCaccataaaaatttttatttcatccttcTGTGGCTATAATGTCATTGGTCATTTCTACTGTGACAGTCTTCCCTTGTTAACTTTGCTGTGCTCAAGCACACGTGAAATTGAGCTGATAATATTGGTCTTTTCAGCATTTAACTTGGTTTCGTCTCTTCTGATAGTCCTTGTGTCCTACATACTGATCCTTGTGGCCATCTTCAGGATGAACTCTGCAGAGGGCAGGTGCaaggccttctccacctgtggatCTCATCTGATTGTGGTAGTTGTATTATATGGGACTCTGCTCTTTATGTATGTGCAGCCCCAGTCCAGTCATTCCTTTGATACTGATAAAATGGCCTCTGTATTTTACACTCTGGTAATACCCATGCTCAATCCCATGATCTACAGCTTGAGGAATAAAGAGGTCAAAGGTGCCCTGCACAGGTTATGTAAAAGTCTGTGCAAACATCCTATGTAA